The nucleotide sequence TGACGGTAGCAGTCGGTCGTGCCGTCGTCGCCCGCCGCCGCGAAGTAGGAAATACCCTCCGCCGTGCCGGTCGCGATCGCGCTGCTGACGCCCTTCGCCGCGCTCGAACCTTCGGCGGATTCGCAGGCGCCCCAGGAGATCGAGACGACGTTGACCTTCGCGTCGGACGCGATCTTCTGGTACATCGCGAGTTCGCCCGCGCCCGAGTTCGGTGCCTCGTAGACGTAGTCGTTGGCCGCCGCGGCCAGCGCGTGCACGACCTCGATGTCGAGCTCGACCTCGATCTGGCCGTCACCCGGCGACGAGTCGTAGTTCGCGCCGCTGATGCCGACCGTCGTCACCGTGCCCGCGGAAAGGCCGTACGTGCTGTCGTACTTGGTGATGTTGGACTTCTGGTAGCCGTCGAACTCGACGAACCCGACGTTCACACCGCGGCCGGTCGCCGACAGGCCGCTGGTGCCGTAAGCGGTCTTGAGCACCGGCGGGGTGACGGACTTGACGACGTTGGGCTGCGCCAGCGGCTTCGACGCATGCGTCCGCACCGCGTGGTCGTCGAGGCCGATGACCCCGCCCACGACGTCCGAGACGCTCGCCGGCACGGCCGGGACGGCGTCGTTGGCGAAGAAGTCCCGCCCGGAAGCCTGGTCGTGGTAGGTCCCGAGCCCGGTCCGGAACGCCGACTCCAGCTGCGCCGCCGAGCCGGTGAACGTGATCGCCTGCCGGTTGCCGGAAACCTCGATCCCGGACAGCCCCGCTTTCCCGAGAAATGAGACGGCCTTGTCAACGTCGGCCTGGGTCGGGCCGAACCTGGCATTGAACTGCGCCGGGGTCAGAAACCGGTGGTATTGCGGCGAAGCGGGATTTTGCACGTCGGCGAGGAACTTTTCGAGCGCCTGCTGGTTGTGCAGTTTCAGCGAGAGCGCGGCGGTGATCGGCCGGTCGGCCGCGACGTCGCCGGTGCGGGCGCTGTTGATCAGTGGCGCGGCGTTGTCGGCCAGCGTGACCAGGGGTTCCGGCGCGGCGGC is from Amycolatopsis mediterranei and encodes:
- a CDS encoding protease pro-enzyme activation domain-containing protein, with amino-acid sequence MRLRKLVAAAVPLPALLGLAVAIPAAAAPEPLVTLADNAAPLINSARTGDVAADRPITAALSLKLHNQQALEKFLADVQNPASPQYHRFLTPAQFNARFGPTQADVDKAVSFLGKAGLSGIEVSGNRQAITFTGSAAQLESAFRTGLGTYHDQASGRDFFANDAVPAVPASVSDVVGGVIGLDDHAVRTHASKPLAQPNVVKSVTPPVLKTAYGTSGLSATGRGVNVGFVEFDGYQKSNITKYDSTYGLSAGTVTTVGISGANYDSSPGDGQIEVELDIEVVHALAAAANDYVYEAPNSGAGELAMYQKIASDAKVNVVSISWGACESAEGSSAAKGVSSAIATGTAEGISYFAAAGDDGTTDCYRQTGSTAKGVDFPASSPNVSGVGGTKLSVTSSNGYTSEVTWNDGNSGGSTGGGISTVFTAPSWQSSQSTTYRKVPDVSADASPTSGYYIYSAGSWGTVGGTSGAAPLWAAFAALQNQVHGGGLGNLNPTFYSIGNGSSYGTGFHDVTSGNNTLHGTTGFTAGTGYDQVTGWGSFKGTGLSGLIG